In a single window of the Microbacterium sp. SL75 genome:
- a CDS encoding DUF58 domain-containing protein → MPDLNLTESRLTRTSAGTMATGSRTSVTSTAVRRQRRIVRAVVQVAEWWRVTTEAISAAVRWAGRTVRPAGAVVVVAATIGLLFGVLFGWVEWMVAGSAALLLLVMSVPFLFGARAYEVDLALDHERVTAGNGVTGEIVVRNESSRPALPGRLDIPVGRGLVEFGVPFLRPGQSSAEPLEIPPLPRGVVRVGPVTTVRSDPVGLLRREHAFDDVHDLFVHPRTVGLPSTSAGLVRDLEGNATRRLVDADMSFHAIREYVPGDSRRQVHWKSTAKTGRLMVRQYEESRRSRMAVVLAAATQEYTDADEYELAVSAAASLGLRAVRDARDIDIVTGSEIPRVVKGRLRAIRHIPVVAPRTMLDGFSAIDRHENTMPVEDVCRLASEANERLSIAFVVVGATVPLTRLRQAALAFPADTSVAAVICDERAHPRMQNIAGLTVLTIGTLDDLSGLLVRGATS, encoded by the coding sequence GTGCCCGATCTGAATCTGACCGAGTCGCGTCTCACGCGGACCTCCGCGGGCACCATGGCGACCGGTTCGCGCACCTCCGTCACCTCGACCGCGGTGCGTCGACAACGTCGCATCGTGCGCGCGGTGGTCCAGGTCGCCGAATGGTGGCGTGTCACGACCGAGGCCATCTCCGCCGCCGTGAGATGGGCCGGCAGAACGGTACGCCCCGCGGGAGCGGTGGTCGTGGTCGCCGCGACCATCGGCCTGCTCTTCGGGGTGCTGTTCGGGTGGGTCGAGTGGATGGTCGCCGGAAGCGCGGCCCTGCTGCTGCTGGTCATGAGCGTGCCCTTCCTCTTCGGTGCTCGGGCGTACGAGGTCGACCTGGCGCTCGATCACGAGCGCGTGACGGCGGGCAACGGCGTCACGGGCGAGATCGTCGTGCGCAACGAGAGTTCGCGACCCGCCCTGCCCGGTCGCCTCGACATCCCCGTGGGTCGTGGCCTCGTGGAGTTCGGTGTGCCGTTCCTCCGCCCCGGGCAGAGCTCCGCCGAGCCGCTCGAGATCCCGCCGCTACCGCGCGGCGTCGTCCGCGTCGGCCCCGTGACGACGGTGCGCAGCGACCCGGTGGGGCTCCTCCGGCGCGAGCACGCCTTCGACGACGTCCACGATCTCTTCGTGCACCCTCGCACGGTGGGGCTCCCCTCCACGAGCGCCGGTCTCGTCCGCGACCTCGAGGGCAACGCCACCCGCCGCCTCGTCGATGCGGACATGTCCTTCCACGCGATCCGCGAGTACGTCCCCGGCGACTCGCGCCGGCAGGTGCATTGGAAGTCGACGGCCAAGACGGGTCGACTCATGGTCCGGCAGTACGAGGAATCCCGACGCTCGCGCATGGCCGTCGTACTCGCCGCGGCGACACAGGAGTACACGGATGCCGACGAGTACGAGCTCGCCGTCTCGGCCGCAGCCTCGCTCGGTCTGCGCGCCGTCCGTGACGCGCGCGACATCGACATCGTCACGGGGTCGGAGATCCCGCGGGTCGTCAAGGGGCGCCTGCGCGCGATCCGTCACATCCCGGTCGTCGCACCGCGCACGATGCTCGACGGCTTCAGCGCCATCGATCGACACGAGAACACGATGCCCGTCGAAGACGTCTGCCGTCTGGCATCCGAGGCGAACGAACGTCTCTCGATCGCGTTCGTGGTCGTCGGCGCGACCGTCCCTCTCACCCGCCTGCGTCAGGCTGCCCTCGCCTTCCCCGCCGACACCTCGGTCGCCGCCGTCATCTGCGACGAGCGCGCCCACCCGAGGATGCAGAACATCGCGGGACTCACGGTGCTGACGATCGGCACCCTCGACGACCTCTCGGGTCTCCTGGTCCGGGGAGCGACCTCATGA
- a CDS encoding transglutaminase domain-containing protein, producing MSDRRSSRATARRRETNLPRYAAAAIYTAVSVVLATIAAWPVYASWSFLLLVIVSVVVAGAVVGVVSWRRWSGWTLAASLLGAFTVLAVPLAVPSRLTSPLDVLRGLGESFAGVVVAWKDLVTVDLPVGAYRNLLIPALVIFLVGTAVTAALAIRGDRWAPFAVVGGLGMTGFGLFFGRASTSAPLSIGPVDLPAPAETAIGIGALLTAVLWLAWRAQDERGRALRRASDVSAVPVAPGRSRADRRRLVLGAAMLLVAVAVTVAVVPAAARNADRQVLRSAAGPERLIAEAVSPLSQYRSMFSDARSDEVLFRVGGTGAEPDRIRIATLDTYDGEIFRASGDEGAGFVRLPSTRDAGEGRPVEADIEIVDLGGIWMPTAGSLASATFEGDRRGVLADRFYYSSDADAGVQTADGGLVAGDRYRLDAVEPAPVDLASMTPPGAGDGVAGGDNLRRWVQEHATGNDGAALQSLVQMLRQRGYLSHSLAPEGGPTPKWASTLSGYQLQPSASGHSLARIDRMFERLLEREDDPRAAASGNFVAAVGDDEQFAVATALIAHELGFPARVVVGTRLVSSDPNLATCESGECRARDLTAWTEVQGSDGRWAPVDVTPQWEQSPSLEVTQQQDPENVTEVRPDTVEEVVPPEPVQEDNSTNDDPRVDDGVDLAWLWASLRIAGISLLILLVLFGPFFAVVIAKALRRRGRRRDPDPRSAIAGGWDEYVDAGIDAGRTVPRAPTRREVAEAFATASGTVLADGADRAVFSSEDVDPDEVGAFWSIVDEERRALARQRGFWRRLRAAVSLRSFLRFLAPRPSRRGSPHRDERGKRSTALVDRDTT from the coding sequence ATGAGCGATCGTCGGAGCTCGCGCGCGACAGCCCGTCGCCGCGAGACCAACCTCCCGCGGTACGCGGCCGCCGCCATTTACACGGCGGTGTCCGTCGTCCTCGCCACCATTGCCGCGTGGCCGGTCTACGCGTCGTGGTCTTTCCTTCTGCTCGTGATCGTCTCGGTCGTGGTCGCGGGTGCCGTCGTCGGCGTCGTGTCGTGGCGCCGATGGAGCGGCTGGACCCTCGCCGCGAGTCTGCTGGGGGCCTTCACCGTCTTGGCGGTACCGCTCGCCGTTCCGTCGCGTCTGACGTCTCCCCTCGACGTCCTGCGCGGGCTCGGGGAGTCCTTCGCCGGGGTCGTCGTCGCGTGGAAAGACCTCGTCACCGTCGATCTGCCGGTCGGGGCCTACCGCAACCTGCTGATCCCCGCGCTCGTGATCTTCCTCGTCGGCACGGCCGTCACCGCCGCTCTCGCCATCCGGGGCGATCGCTGGGCGCCGTTCGCGGTCGTCGGCGGTCTCGGTATGACCGGCTTCGGGCTGTTCTTCGGACGCGCGTCGACGAGCGCGCCCCTGTCGATCGGGCCGGTCGACCTCCCGGCCCCCGCAGAGACCGCCATCGGGATCGGCGCTCTCCTGACAGCGGTGCTGTGGTTGGCGTGGCGCGCGCAGGACGAACGCGGACGCGCCCTGCGCCGGGCGAGCGACGTCTCGGCCGTTCCCGTCGCGCCGGGCCGTTCGCGGGCGGATCGCCGCAGGCTGGTGCTCGGCGCGGCGATGCTCCTCGTCGCCGTGGCCGTCACCGTCGCGGTTGTGCCCGCGGCTGCTCGGAACGCCGACCGTCAGGTGCTCAGATCGGCGGCGGGGCCGGAGCGGCTGATCGCCGAGGCCGTGAGCCCGCTCTCGCAGTACCGCTCGATGTTCTCCGACGCGCGATCGGACGAGGTGCTCTTCCGGGTCGGCGGTACGGGTGCCGAGCCCGATCGCATCCGGATCGCCACCCTCGACACCTACGACGGCGAAATCTTTCGCGCGTCGGGTGACGAGGGTGCAGGCTTCGTGCGCCTGCCGTCGACGCGGGATGCGGGGGAGGGACGCCCCGTCGAGGCGGACATCGAGATCGTCGATCTGGGGGGCATCTGGATGCCGACGGCCGGCAGCCTCGCTTCGGCGACGTTCGAGGGGGACCGTCGTGGCGTCCTCGCCGACCGCTTCTACTACAGCTCCGACGCCGACGCGGGAGTGCAGACCGCCGACGGCGGACTCGTTGCGGGTGACCGCTACCGGCTCGACGCCGTCGAGCCCGCCCCCGTCGACCTCGCCTCGATGACCCCGCCCGGTGCGGGCGACGGGGTTGCGGGCGGCGACAACCTTCGCCGCTGGGTTCAGGAGCACGCGACCGGCAACGACGGGGCGGCGCTCCAGAGCCTCGTTCAGATGCTCCGCCAGCGCGGATACCTCAGCCACAGCCTGGCGCCGGAGGGAGGGCCGACGCCGAAGTGGGCCTCCACCCTGTCGGGCTACCAGCTGCAACCCAGTGCCTCCGGTCACTCGCTGGCGCGCATCGACCGCATGTTCGAGCGGTTGCTCGAGCGAGAGGACGACCCCCGTGCCGCCGCCTCGGGCAACTTCGTCGCGGCCGTCGGCGACGACGAGCAGTTCGCCGTCGCCACGGCCCTGATCGCTCACGAGCTGGGCTTCCCCGCCCGCGTCGTGGTGGGGACGCGGCTGGTCTCCAGCGATCCGAACCTCGCCACGTGCGAGTCGGGGGAGTGCCGGGCGCGCGACCTGACGGCGTGGACGGAGGTTCAGGGTTCCGACGGGCGGTGGGCGCCCGTCGATGTGACCCCCCAGTGGGAGCAGTCGCCGAGCCTCGAGGTCACCCAGCAGCAGGATCCCGAGAACGTCACCGAGGTCCGCCCCGATACCGTCGAGGAGGTCGTGCCTCCCGAGCCGGTGCAGGAGGACAACTCCACCAACGACGATCCGCGCGTCGACGACGGCGTAGACCTGGCTTGGCTGTGGGCGAGCCTGCGTATCGCGGGCATCTCGCTGCTGATCCTGCTCGTCCTCTTCGGCCCCTTCTTCGCCGTCGTGATCGCCAAGGCTCTCCGCCGCCGTGGACGTCGCCGGGATCCGGATCCCCGTTCGGCGATCGCCGGAGGCTGGGACGAGTACGTCGATGCGGGGATCGACGCGGGACGCACCGTTCCGCGCGCACCGACCCGACGCGAGGTGGCCGAGGCCTTCGCCACTGCCTCCGGGACCGTCCTGGCGGATGGAGCGGACCGCGCGGTGTTCTCGTCCGAGGACGTCGACCCCGACGAGGTCGGGGCCTTCTGGAGCATCGTCGACGAAGAACGACGCGCGCTGGCCCGTCAGCGGGGTTTCTGGCGGCGCCTGCGCGCGGCCGTATCGTTGAGATCGTTCCTGCGGTTCCTCGCCCCACGCCCCTCGCGGCGGGGGTCGCCGCACCGCGACGAGAGGGGGAAGCGCTCCACCGCCCTGGTGGACCGCGACACGACATGA
- a CDS encoding DUF5684 domain-containing protein gives MTDSTMVVLGATSFALVVVLYVWLAIALAALFRKIGEPAWKAWVPVLNVATVLKAGGFSPWLVLLNFVPIFGFVAFVAVFIVAVHRINTGFGVGAGLTVVGALFPVVWASILGFGSARWHGERRTALPDENSAPVRRGKDYEGPYVPLIGGWTPEQVPEHSSPDAAAPLPPLAPVSAPVAVPFAAPSPSLADAVPSSSDWAPPAHVPPPAPERARADEEHRAESRDVAPATSVFAVLDALRDGSPEDDHRPAAPAASEPPRPHVLDAPSAAAPAPIWAPPVAPPAVPEARASSELPAEDAEEDSDVVAPWANPPRRTTADAGPAPIADVPLTRPAPDAVPAPHPSVAATIDEFPELSEAVSAVAEAPDAGSPRSARTSVSALYTQPEVPSVAADEDFDALDRTVVTRRKRIPWALVPPSGTPIDLTSAVVILGRRPGPDSAYPDAQLVPISDETRTVSKTHARLELRGDTWYVTDLHSTNGVLFATLMGTEVEAPPGEEIEAGERFFLGDAEVRLSRSDA, from the coding sequence ATGACCGATTCGACCATGGTGGTTCTCGGGGCGACCTCGTTCGCTCTCGTCGTCGTGCTGTACGTCTGGCTCGCGATCGCCCTCGCGGCGCTCTTCCGCAAGATCGGCGAACCCGCCTGGAAGGCCTGGGTTCCGGTCCTGAACGTGGCGACCGTGCTCAAAGCCGGCGGGTTCTCACCGTGGCTGGTCCTGCTGAACTTCGTTCCGATCTTCGGCTTCGTCGCCTTCGTCGCGGTGTTCATCGTCGCGGTCCACCGCATCAACACCGGCTTCGGTGTCGGGGCCGGTCTCACCGTCGTGGGCGCCCTCTTCCCGGTCGTGTGGGCGAGCATCCTGGGCTTCGGCTCCGCGCGCTGGCACGGGGAACGCCGCACCGCACTCCCCGACGAGAACTCCGCGCCCGTCCGACGCGGCAAGGACTACGAGGGTCCCTATGTGCCGCTGATCGGCGGATGGACACCCGAGCAGGTTCCCGAGCACTCGTCTCCGGATGCCGCCGCCCCCCTTCCACCGCTCGCGCCCGTGTCCGCGCCGGTCGCCGTCCCCTTCGCCGCGCCCTCCCCCTCCCTCGCGGACGCCGTGCCCTCGTCGAGCGACTGGGCTCCTCCGGCGCACGTCCCGCCTCCCGCCCCCGAGCGGGCTCGGGCCGACGAAGAGCATCGCGCCGAGTCACGGGATGTCGCTCCGGCCACCTCGGTCTTCGCCGTGCTCGACGCCCTCCGCGACGGGTCCCCCGAGGACGACCACCGTCCCGCTGCGCCCGCTGCGTCGGAGCCCCCGCGCCCCCACGTTCTCGATGCGCCCTCCGCGGCGGCTCCCGCGCCGATCTGGGCGCCTCCCGTGGCGCCCCCTGCGGTCCCCGAGGCGCGGGCGTCCTCCGAGCTGCCCGCCGAGGACGCCGAGGAGGATTCCGACGTCGTCGCGCCCTGGGCGAACCCACCGCGTCGCACGACGGCTGATGCCGGTCCCGCACCCATAGCGGATGTGCCCCTCACCCGGCCCGCGCCCGACGCCGTTCCGGCTCCCCATCCCTCGGTGGCAGCGACCATCGACGAGTTCCCCGAGTTGTCCGAGGCGGTCTCCGCCGTGGCGGAGGCCCCGGATGCCGGCTCCCCGCGCTCCGCCCGCACCTCGGTGTCCGCGCTCTACACGCAGCCCGAGGTCCCCTCGGTCGCGGCCGATGAGGACTTCGACGCTCTCGACCGAACCGTCGTCACGCGGCGCAAACGCATTCCGTGGGCGCTCGTGCCTCCGAGCGGGACGCCGATCGACCTCACCTCTGCTGTCGTCATCCTGGGTCGTCGCCCGGGCCCCGACTCCGCGTACCCCGACGCGCAGCTCGTCCCGATCTCGGACGAGACGCGAACGGTCTCGAAGACCCACGCGCGACTCGAGCTTCGCGGTGACACCTGGTACGTCACCGACCTGCACTCCACGAACGGCGTGCTGTTCGCCACGCTCATGGGCACCGAGGTCGAGGCGCCTCCCGGCGAGGAGATCGAAGCCGGTGAGCGCTTCTTCCTCGGTGACGCGGAGGTGCGCCTCTCGCGGAGCGACGCGTGA
- the rpsL gene encoding 30S ribosomal protein S12 produces the protein MPTIQQLVRKGRSPKVSKTKAPALKSNPQQAGVCTRVYTTTPKKPNSAMRKVARVKLRNGTEVTAYIPGEGHNLQEHSLVLVRGGRVKDLPGVRYKIVRGALDTQAVKNRKQARSRYGAKKG, from the coding sequence GTGCCAACCATTCAGCAGTTGGTTCGCAAGGGCCGCTCGCCGAAGGTCTCGAAGACCAAGGCTCCCGCGCTGAAGTCGAACCCCCAGCAGGCCGGCGTGTGCACTCGCGTGTACACCACGACCCCCAAGAAGCCGAACTCGGCGATGCGCAAGGTCGCCCGCGTCAAGCTGCGCAACGGCACCGAGGTCACCGCCTACATCCCCGGCGAGGGCCACAACCTGCAGGAGCACTCGCTCGTGCTCGTCCGCGGTGGTCGCGTCAAGGACCTCCCCGGTGTCCGTTACAAGATCGTCCGCGGTGCGCTCGACACCCAGGCTGTCAAGAACCGTAAGCAGGCTCGTAGCCGCTACGGCGCGAAGAAGGGCTGA
- the rpsG gene encoding 30S ribosomal protein S7, producing the protein MPRKGPAPKRPVVNDPVYGAPVVTQLVNKILVDGKKSIAESIVYDALKGVEAKNSQDAVATLKKALDNVRPTLEVKSRRVGGSTYQVPVEVKPHRANTLALRWLVSYAKGRREKTMTERLQNEILDASNGLGAAVKRREDTHKMAESNRAFAHYRW; encoded by the coding sequence ATGCCTCGTAAGGGTCCTGCCCCGAAGCGTCCCGTCGTCAACGACCCGGTTTACGGCGCTCCCGTCGTCACCCAGCTGGTCAACAAGATCCTCGTCGACGGCAAGAAGTCCATCGCCGAGTCGATCGTCTACGACGCCCTCAAGGGTGTCGAGGCGAAGAACAGCCAGGACGCCGTCGCCACGCTGAAGAAGGCGCTCGACAACGTCCGTCCCACCCTCGAGGTCAAGAGCCGCCGCGTCGGTGGCTCGACCTACCAGGTTCCCGTCGAGGTCAAGCCGCACCGCGCGAACACCCTCGCGCTGCGCTGGCTCGTGAGCTACGCCAAGGGTCGTCGTGAGAAGACGATGACCGAGCGTCTGCAGAACGAGATCCTCGACGCCTCGAACGGCCTCGGTGCCGCGGTCAAGCGCCGCGAGGACACCCACAAGATGGCCGAGTCGAACCGCGCCTTCGCGCACTACCGCTGGTAA